One part of the Clostridiales bacterium genome encodes these proteins:
- a CDS encoding class I SAM-dependent methyltransferase, whose amino-acid sequence MNIEIDIPYLIDKLPKTDGLMLDVGTGKGVMAENLAKRGYHVVTVEYNEERLQETRQDFEDMGIEKVLFINADAQNLPFLNETFDLVTCYNAVHHFDDYARALNEMERVLKKGGILVVTELNEEGKKIVAERHRQHGRDHNDDMDIYKIRDILTGEKKNVYHFTYFDAVICEK is encoded by the coding sequence ATGAATATAGAGATAGATATTCCCTATTTGATTGATAAACTCCCAAAGACAGATGGTCTTATGCTTGATGTGGGCACAGGTAAAGGCGTAATGGCAGAAAACCTTGCAAAAAGAGGATACCATGTTGTTACAGTAGAATATAACGAAGAGAGGCTTCAAGAGACCAGGCAGGATTTTGAGGACATGGGCATAGAGAAAGTGCTATTTATCAATGCTGATGCTCAGAACCTTCCGTTCTTAAATGAGACATTTGATCTGGTAACATGCTACAACGCTGTCCACCACTTTGACGATTATGCCAGGGCTTTAAATGAAATGGAACGGGTATTGAAAAAAGGCGGTATTCTTGTAGTGACTGAATTGAATGAGGAAGGCAAAAAGATAGTGGCAGAAAGGCACAGGCAGCATGGCAGAGATCATAATGATGATATGGATATATATAAGATAAGGGATATACTTACTGGAGAGAAAAAGAATGTATATCATTTTACATATTTTGATGCGGTGATATGTGAAAAATAA
- a CDS encoding Hsp20/alpha crystallin family protein, whose amino-acid sequence MRRRDMFPDRRNNLPAFFDDFFSFPYFDDFFDYMRGTIKGARLDVKETENEYVVEVDVPGYNKENINIEIQDDYLVVSGKQEDIVDENNGEYIRKERRMGSFTRTVPIPDNVKLDEITAKYNNGVLSITLPKEKPTPPKGKRINIE is encoded by the coding sequence ATGAGGAGAAGAGACATGTTCCCTGATAGGAGGAACAATTTGCCTGCTTTCTTTGACGACTTCTTTAGTTTTCCATACTTTGATGACTTCTTTGACTATATGAGAGGTACAATCAAAGGTGCCAGACTCGATGTCAAAGAGACTGAAAACGAATACGTGGTTGAGGTAGATGTACCCGGCTACAATAAAGAGAATATCAACATTGAGATACAGGACGATTATCTGGTAGTGTCAGGAAAGCAGGAGGATATTGTGGATGAAAACAACGGCGAATATATAAGAAAGGAACGCCGTATGGGTTCATTTACCCGGACAGTACCTATACCCGACAATGTAAAGCTGGATGAGATTACTGCAAAATACAACAACGGCGTATTAAGTATCACATTGCCGAAGGAAAAGCCTACGCCACCAAAAGGAAAAAGGATAAACATAGAATAA
- the ppaX gene encoding pyrophosphatase PpaX has protein sequence MIRCVLFDYDGTIADTAEIVEKSYGETVKKFTGHNVTRDEFIDVFGKPLSEMMSFYNKDKVEEMTHYYREYFSRYQDTLIRPFPGVVETIKKLKQLEVKTAIVSSRTKSGVEYGVDRFGLNDYIDLVIGLDDTKNNKPHPEPIIKAMGLLDVKAEHTLMVGDSPHDIIAAKEAGVKACVVNWSLFDKEKLQSLNPDYIISEINELIKIIKNKDR, from the coding sequence ATGATAAGATGTGTACTTTTTGATTATGATGGTACTATTGCCGATACTGCTGAGATAGTAGAGAAAAGTTATGGAGAAACCGTAAAGAAATTTACCGGACATAATGTTACAAGAGACGAGTTTATAGATGTCTTTGGCAAACCGCTTTCGGAGATGATGTCTTTTTATAATAAGGATAAAGTTGAGGAAATGACACATTATTATAGGGAATATTTCTCGAGATATCAGGATACGCTTATAAGGCCGTTTCCAGGCGTGGTTGAAACTATAAAAAAGTTAAAGCAGCTTGAGGTTAAAACAGCCATAGTTTCTTCAAGGACAAAAAGTGGTGTGGAGTATGGTGTAGACCGTTTTGGACTTAATGATTATATAGATTTAGTAATTGGATTGGACGACACTAAAAACAATAAACCCCATCCAGAACCAATTATTAAAGCTATGGGTTTGCTGGATGTAAAAGCCGAACATACCCTTATGGTGGGTGATAGTCCCCATGATATAATTGCGGCTAAAGAGGCGGGTGTTAAAGCCTGTGTGGTCAATTGGTCACTCTTTGATAAGGAAAAGCTGCAAAGTCTAAATCCTGACTACATAATATCAGAGATAAATGAACTCATCAAGATAATAAAAAATAAGGACAGGTAG
- a CDS encoding zinc ribbon domain-containing protein: MFFVGIFGIQDKEKLIREFDSVICPECGRLSRAELIEYYTYFHFFFIPLFSWNRRYFVRFRCCNSLYAVDEDYAKEIRASVVLDTTRLHRIGRQENVCPNCGSYVNPAFNYCPNCGRRLY; the protein is encoded by the coding sequence ATGTTCTTCGTAGGTATATTTGGAATACAGGATAAGGAGAAACTGATAAGAGAATTTGATAGTGTGATATGCCCTGAGTGTGGCAGGTTAAGCAGAGCTGAACTGATTGAGTATTATACCTATTTTCACTTCTTCTTTATACCGCTCTTTTCATGGAACAGAAGATACTTTGTGAGATTCAGGTGCTGCAACAGTCTCTATGCCGTGGATGAAGACTATGCAAAAGAAATTAGAGCCAGCGTGGTTCTGGATACCACCAGACTTCACAGGATAGGCAGACAGGAAAATGTATGTCCAAATTGTGGCAGCTATGTAAATCCTGCCTTCAATTATTGTCCAAACTGCGGCCGGAGGCTTTATTAA
- a CDS encoding NADH-dependent [FeFe] hydrogenase, group A6: MGMVNLSIDGRKVTVEEETTILEAAEKAGVRIPTLCYLKELGGPSACRICLVDVKGAKGWLPSCSTLVQEGMEVLTHTPELIEARKVILELILSNHPMECLTCGKNGNCELQDLAKEFNIREIEYTGIMQDVEIDDTSPSIIRDPRKCILCRRCVTVCSEVQKVGVLSPSKRGFDTVIAPPFDLKIADSPCTNCGQCSLVCPTGAIMERDETDNVWEAIRDPKKFTIVQTAPAIRVSLGEPFGLPPGSIVVGQMVAALRRLGFDRVFDTDFAADLTIMEEGTELLERIEHGGKLPLITSCSPGWIKFCEHFYPDFLDDLSTCKSPQQMFGAVAKTYYAEKLGIDPKDMFVVSIMPCTAKKFEAGRPEMNSSGVKDIDVALTTREVARMIKEMGIDIANLPAEDYDDPLGISTGAGAIFGATGGVMEAALRTAYEVYTGIELEELDFHSVRGMQGIKETEVVMKGLPVRVAVAHGLANARELLDEVRSGKKEYHFIEIMCCPGGCIGGGGQPIPTDREIRKQRIKAIYEVDKDMPLRKSHENPAVKTLYAEFLGKPLSEKSHQLLHTHYISRGIYKV; this comes from the coding sequence ATAGGAATGGTGAATCTAAGTATTGATGGAAGAAAGGTAACAGTGGAGGAAGAGACGACTATACTGGAGGCAGCAGAAAAGGCTGGTGTCCGTATCCCGACCCTTTGCTATCTTAAGGAATTGGGGGGACCCAGCGCCTGCAGGATATGCTTGGTGGATGTAAAGGGAGCAAAGGGATGGTTGCCATCCTGCAGTACACTGGTGCAGGAGGGTATGGAGGTGCTGACCCATACGCCAGAACTCATCGAGGCCAGGAAGGTTATCCTCGAGCTCATACTGAGCAACCATCCCATGGAGTGCCTTACATGTGGGAAGAATGGCAATTGTGAGCTTCAGGACCTGGCTAAGGAGTTTAATATAAGGGAGATTGAATATACTGGTATAATGCAAGATGTAGAGATTGATGATACATCTCCTTCAATAATAAGGGATCCAAGGAAGTGCATACTATGCAGGAGGTGCGTCACGGTATGCAGTGAGGTGCAAAAGGTTGGTGTGCTTTCACCCAGCAAAAGAGGCTTTGATACAGTCATAGCCCCACCATTTGATTTAAAGATAGCTGATTCGCCATGTACCAACTGTGGCCAATGTTCGCTGGTATGCCCTACCGGTGCCATTATGGAAAGGGATGAGACTGATAATGTATGGGAGGCTATAAGAGACCCTAAAAAATTTACCATAGTGCAGACAGCACCGGCTATAAGGGTATCCCTTGGTGAACCCTTTGGGTTGCCTCCGGGAAGCATTGTGGTGGGTCAGATGGTGGCAGCATTAAGGAGGCTTGGTTTTGACAGGGTATTTGACACAGACTTTGCTGCAGACCTCACCATTATGGAAGAAGGGACAGAGTTACTGGAAAGGATAGAACATGGAGGCAAGCTTCCACTGATTACATCATGCAGCCCCGGCTGGATAAAATTTTGTGAACATTTTTATCCTGACTTTCTGGATGACCTTTCTACTTGTAAATCACCGCAGCAGATGTTTGGTGCAGTGGCTAAGACATACTATGCTGAGAAGCTGGGCATAGACCCGAAGGATATGTTTGTGGTTTCTATCATGCCATGTACAGCTAAGAAGTTTGAGGCCGGAAGACCGGAGATGAATTCCTCCGGAGTAAAAGACATCGATGTGGCCCTGACGACCAGAGAGGTAGCACGGATGATAAAGGAGATGGGTATAGATATTGCTAACCTTCCTGCGGAGGACTATGATGACCCACTGGGCATATCCACGGGTGCAGGAGCAATATTCGGTGCTACCGGCGGTGTGATGGAGGCTGCATTGAGGACCGCCTATGAGGTTTATACTGGGATAGAGCTGGAAGAACTGGACTTTCACAGTGTAAGGGGTATGCAGGGGATTAAAGAGACGGAGGTGGTTATGAAGGGATTACCTGTGAGGGTGGCAGTGGCTCATGGCCTGGCCAATGCCCGTGAGCTTTTAGACGAAGTACGTTCAGGCAAGAAGGAATACCACTTCATAGAGATAATGTGCTGCCCGGGAGGATGCATAGGTGGTGGCGGCCAGCCGATACCGACTGACCGGGAGATAAGGAAACAGAGGATAAAGGCGATATACGAAGTTGATAAGGATATGCCTCTCAGGAAATCCCACGAAAATCCTGCAGTAAAGACCCTGTATGCAGAATTTCTCGGGAAGCCCCTCAGTGAAAAATCACATCAACTGCTTCATACCCATTATATCTCAAGAGGCATATATAAAGTATAG